Proteins from a genomic interval of Paenibacillus sp. RC334:
- a CDS encoding TIGR00730 family Rossman fold protein, with translation MNSICVFAGSRPGHSSVYLQEAGKLGEAMARHHVRLIYGGSSKGLMGEVANAMLTGGGQVTGIMPTLLFDAEIIHRGVSEFIEVASMHERKAVMSEMADAFIALPGGLGTFEELFEVLCWAQIGIHRKPIGLLNVNGYFDPLAEMVRHSVREGFTGVDHPTLLSISADPDELLHMLKNKAENLK, from the coding sequence ATGAATTCCATTTGTGTATTTGCCGGGTCCAGACCCGGACATTCATCGGTATATCTTCAGGAGGCAGGCAAGCTTGGAGAGGCTATGGCGAGACATCATGTCCGTTTAATCTATGGAGGCTCCAGCAAGGGGCTGATGGGCGAGGTCGCGAATGCGATGCTGACAGGGGGCGGTCAGGTCACCGGGATTATGCCGACCCTCTTATTCGATGCAGAGATTATCCACCGGGGAGTTAGCGAATTTATTGAGGTGGCGAGCATGCACGAACGCAAAGCGGTGATGAGCGAAATGGCCGACGCATTCATTGCCCTTCCGGGTGGCTTGGGAACCTTTGAGGAGCTGTTCGAGGTGCTGTGTTGGGCGCAAATCGGCATTCATCGCAAGCCCATCGGGCTGCTGAATGTGAACGGATATTTTGACCCGTTGGCGGAAATGGTGCGTCATAGTGTGCGCGAGGGATTTACCGGAGTTGACCACCCAACGCTGCTGAGTATCTCTGCGGACCCGGACGAATTGTTGCATATGTTAAAAAATAAGGCAGAGAACTTGAAATAA